GCGGCCGTCACACTCATTCTGCTGGGGGCCTCCGGACTGATCGTGGCCCTTGCCGCAACGGGATTCGCCAGCCTGTGCTTCGGGTTGCTCCTGGTCGGTGCGGCCAGTGGGGCGGCCGACGTGGCGATCAATTCGGCGGCAGGGTCCGCGGAAAAGCTTGCTGCCACACCAGTGATCACCCGCTCCCATGGCATGTTCTCCGCATTCGTGGTGGTCTCCAGCCTTGTTGTTGGACTGTTGACTGCGCTGGGCACCGGCACCACCTTCTCCTTCGTCCTGGTCGTTGCCGCGTCAACGATCGTCAGCGGGTATCTGCTCCATGCTTCTTCTGCTGAAATGCCCAGCGATCGACAGCGCATTAAGGCGGAAACGGGCGACCTGCGTCATCGCCGCGCCGACCCCGCTTCAGGTGTTCCTGTTCTGGCGATCTTGCTGGTGGGAATTCTTGGGGCGATGGCCTTTGCTAGTGAGAATGCCCATCAGAGTTGGGCGGCCGTGTTCTTCGAAGACGAACTAGGCACCGGGGCGGCCCTGGGTTCTACCGCTCCTGCTGTATTCGCTGCCGTCGTCGCCATCACACGCTTCAGCACCGGAGGACTACAACCGGCCTACGCAACGAGAACACTGGTCCTCGGTGCCGCCGCAGCCAGTGTCGGTGCGACGATACTCGCGGCCGCGCCGAACGTTATCGTGGCCGTGATCGGATTGGCAGTAGCCGCCGCCGGCACAGCAGTGCTGTACCCAACGTTGCTGGGTATCGTCTCCCGCTCCACCGAAGAGGCCACCCGCGGACGGGCAACTTCCCTACTCACCACGATTTCCTACCTTGGATTCCTTTTGGGTCCCGTCTATGTAGGCTTGTGGTCCGAAGCCGCCGGACTGCGCGCAGCGATGGCCGCCGTAGCGGCCCTGTGTGCGGTCCTACTCGCCCTCACACCGGTCCTCCTGCGAATCCGGCGAAAGCTGATCGATCCCTCTCCCACCCCGCCCGTCGCGAATTCCGCCCACCACCCGAAACAGGATGATGATGCTCGAGAACATGATCTGGCTGAATGAACCGGCCCAATGGACGAACACCCCGAACGAACTCACCGTGGTCTCTGATCACGACACAGATTTCTGGCGGGAAACTTTCTACGGCTTCACTCACGACACAGGGCACTTCCTCCACCGTGAGGTGGTGGGCGACTTCACGGCTACGGTGACGTTATCCGGCGACTTCACGACGCTCTACGACCAAGCCGGACTCATGGTTCGAGCCAACAAGCGAACCTGGATGAAAACCGGTGTCGAGTACACCGATGAGGCACTCCACCTCAGCACCGTGATCACCCATGGCGCATCGGACTGGTCCGTCATGTCGCTGCCGAGAACCCCGGACGAGATAACGATGCAGGTAACCCGCCAAGGCAATGCCCTTCGGACCCAGTACCTTCAGCCCCAAGGGATGATAGGACAGTGGCGCATGCTGCGCCTTGGGCACCTGCCACTCGAAGACTCCTGCCAGGTCGGAATGATGATGTGCTCACCAAAACGCGGTGGACTCCGCGCCCGGTTCAGGGATTTCAGCATCACCCCATCCCAGCGCATCGACCTACACCCTCACCAGAAACACTAATCGCCTCGAATCGGCGTCCGAGGGCGTCGTCGTTTACCCACCGAAGATCCTCGGCGATGTCTTTAACGTCGCGGTAAGGATCGGCAACGGGCACTAAGGGTGACATTTAGCGCTGCGAGAAGTCCGCCACTTATCGCTGCGAATCGCCATTCTCTTCAACGAGCTGGCTGTTTTGTAGCGGAAACGTTATTGATCACGACTGGACCAGGAGAGGCTGCAAAGGCAACCAACTATCCTGATCTTGTGGATGGGCAGCGGCGATCCGCGGATTCCGGTTCAAGTGGGCCTGATGCCACGGACGGGGCGGCGGTCGCCGTGCAATGGACGATCTTCAATGGAGGTGTCGCATGCGGCAGCAGTTGTCGGTGCTATTGATGACGGGCTCCGATCTTGCCTTCTTGGTGGCCGTCGTCTACGTGGTGAGACACCCGCCGTCGAAGGGCGAGCCATATGGCAGAGAACACAAACTCCTGTGGACTTCGCTCTTTGTGAGTTTGTGTTGCACGATCGCCTCAGGGGTTGCAATCTACCTGCCGTGAGGGTGGTTCGCGGCCCAGATTCCCGAAGGGCTCTGAACTGCCCACACGGGCATATCCTGCCCGCCAACTCCGGCCAACGAACCGGATGCGATCCGCCGGAAATGATCCTAGAGTGTTGGCCATGGCTATCGCACGGTTCCCGGTCGTCGTACTCGACTGTCCTGACCCAAAGACCTTGGCTGAGTTCT
This genomic interval from Micrococcaceae bacterium Sec5.7 contains the following:
- a CDS encoding MFS transporter, with product MAWASYASFAAFGVFWGTWGASIPRIRSQAGISDGQLGTALLFIGAGALPAMLLTGRIIDRFGVRITAAVTLILLGASGLIVALAATGFASLCFGLLLVGAASGAADVAINSAAGSAEKLAATPVITRSHGMFSAFVVVSSLVVGLLTALGTGTTFSFVLVVAASTIVSGYLLHASSAEMPSDRQRIKAETGDLRHRRADPASGVPVLAILLVGILGAMAFASENAHQSWAAVFFEDELGTGAALGSTAPAVFAAVVAITRFSTGGLQPAYATRTLVLGAAAASVGATILAAAPNVIVAVIGLAVAAAGTAVLYPTLLGIVSRSTEEATRGRATSLLTTISYLGFLLGPVYVGLWSEAAGLRAAMAAVAALCAVLLALTPVLLRIRRKLIDPSPTPPVANSAHHPKQDDDAREHDLAE
- a CDS encoding DUF1349 domain-containing protein, whose protein sequence is MLENMIWLNEPAQWTNTPNELTVVSDHDTDFWRETFYGFTHDTGHFLHREVVGDFTATVTLSGDFTTLYDQAGLMVRANKRTWMKTGVEYTDEALHLSTVITHGASDWSVMSLPRTPDEITMQVTRQGNALRTQYLQPQGMIGQWRMLRLGHLPLEDSCQVGMMMCSPKRGGLRARFRDFSITPSQRIDLHPHQKH